The following are encoded together in the Aerococcus mictus genome:
- the comGF gene encoding competence type IV pilus minor pilin ComGF — protein MNWKVWKTWNKSAFTLIEAVLALALFFMIQSLFVLVVEVEINHYQAVKDIQQDDWGVFLMQLQREARHSRLNWATGTRLNYQLASGQRIQMEYYSNQESSMIRRLVSGRGHQPYLMGVEWVKFTMVNSHQVRVNCLLADQKEYQALISFREEARKTESD, from the coding sequence TTGAATTGGAAAGTGTGGAAGACTTGGAATAAGTCGGCCTTTACCCTAATTGAAGCAGTCCTGGCCTTAGCCTTATTCTTTATGATCCAATCTCTCTTTGTCCTGGTGGTTGAAGTGGAGATTAACCACTACCAAGCGGTCAAGGATATTCAGCAAGATGATTGGGGCGTTTTCCTGATGCAACTGCAAAGGGAAGCCCGCCATAGCCGGCTCAACTGGGCGACCGGCACACGCTTGAACTATCAACTGGCTAGCGGTCAACGGATTCAGATGGAGTATTACAGTAACCAGGAGTCTTCGATGATTCGTCGACTGGTCTCTGGTCGTGGCCACCAACCCTATCTGATGGGGGTGGAGTGGGTAAAGTTCACAATGGTTAATTCCCACCAGGTGAGGGTAAATTGCCTCTTGGCTGATCAAAAGGAATACCAAGCACTGATTTCCTTTAGAGAGGAGGCTAGGAAAACTGAAAGCGATTAA
- a CDS encoding type II secretion system protein: MKFKQVQAKAGMTLLSMVLTLFIVGVIFTVTMIQSQKASQNLAVETCLQKILQSYEACQKEAIIKGEYYYLYFLSDQVRIMQAKEGQDPYIKDIILLPKGTRIQSYQKVSIQPGTGYIQPRTVTLRYPQGRYMVKFQLGVGKYVVEKRKE; the protein is encoded by the coding sequence ATGAAGTTTAAGCAAGTACAGGCCAAGGCAGGGATGACCCTCCTGTCCATGGTTTTAACCTTATTTATTGTGGGGGTGATCTTTACGGTAACCATGATTCAAAGCCAAAAGGCCAGTCAAAATTTAGCTGTTGAAACCTGCCTCCAGAAAATCTTGCAGAGCTATGAAGCCTGTCAGAAGGAGGCCATTATCAAGGGCGAATACTACTATCTTTATTTTCTCTCTGACCAGGTACGGATTATGCAGGCCAAGGAGGGACAAGATCCTTATATAAAAGATATTATCCTCTTACCCAAAGGTACCCGAATCCAGTCCTACCAAAAGGTCAGCATCCAACCAGGGACCGGTTATATCCAGCCGCGAACGGTTACCCTACGCTATCCTCAAGGACGTTACATGGTGAAATTTCAGTTAGGAGTGGGCAAGTATGTGGTGGAAAAACGTAAGGAATAA
- the comGC gene encoding competence type IV pilus major pilin ComGC has protein sequence MMNVLNHKANRMMKKLGVHKQEGFTLLEMIVVLFILGLLILLFLPNIMNQRDSAQETGDEALIQTVETQQILYKNDHDGQEGTIDQLVAEEYLSQEQADRFNSISAE, from the coding sequence ATGATGAATGTCTTAAATCATAAAGCGAATCGAATGATGAAAAAATTAGGTGTCCATAAGCAAGAGGGTTTTACCCTTTTAGAAATGATCGTTGTCCTCTTTATTTTAGGCTTACTGATCTTACTCTTTTTACCTAATATCATGAACCAAAGAGACAGTGCCCAGGAAACCGGGGACGAAGCCCTCATACAAACTGTTGAAACCCAGCAGATCCTCTACAAAAATGACCATGATGGTCAAGAGGGGACAATTGACCAATTGGTGGCAGAAGAATACTTAAGCCAAGAGCAAGCAGACCGCTTCAATTCCATATCCGCTGAGTAA
- the comGB gene encoding competence type IV pilus assembly protein ComGB, which translates to MEKSKPNFWRPINWKKIANYEITSSWNKSLQAEVLAYIADMLMEGFQMIDIFSFLAALYPKEEETFKAMEALLIEGHFFYETTGEMKLAKDIQFQIQVAERWGDFAPGLKTISSYLKERAQQQATIRQSLRYPVFLVVLLLAMLLGMRGFVLPQFDRLQASPDSGVLGLLFWCLENLPLLLGIFVVALVVFYLLFQLWKRKVGPLVQAQTLVKIPILGRLLRLYYTYYFAYEFSQLFQVGYSIKQIIDTFSQQEEVPFLYDFGHYLAHSYEEGQAIVGQLRAVNIFTREFPAIVHQGELLSQLALKMRLYSQRCLKNYQDQVKLLMRWIQNGLFIVIALFIVTIYLMLMLPMFNMIGEIPG; encoded by the coding sequence ATGGAAAAATCCAAGCCGAACTTTTGGCGGCCTATCAATTGGAAGAAAATTGCTAATTATGAAATTACTTCCTCTTGGAATAAAAGCCTCCAAGCGGAAGTGCTTGCCTATATCGCTGACATGTTAATGGAAGGTTTTCAAATGATTGATATCTTTTCCTTCTTGGCTGCCCTCTATCCCAAGGAGGAAGAGACCTTTAAAGCCATGGAGGCCTTATTAATTGAAGGGCATTTTTTCTATGAAACCACTGGAGAAATGAAACTGGCTAAGGATATTCAATTCCAAATCCAAGTCGCTGAACGCTGGGGTGATTTTGCTCCAGGCCTAAAGACCATCAGTTCCTATCTCAAGGAGAGAGCCCAGCAGCAAGCCACTATCAGGCAAAGCTTACGCTATCCGGTCTTTCTAGTGGTCTTACTTTTAGCCATGCTTCTGGGAATGCGGGGATTTGTCTTACCTCAATTTGACCGCCTCCAAGCCAGTCCTGACTCTGGAGTCCTAGGTTTACTCTTTTGGTGCTTGGAAAACCTCCCCTTACTTTTAGGAATTTTTGTCGTGGCGCTAGTGGTTTTCTATTTGCTTTTTCAACTTTGGAAGCGAAAGGTGGGCCCCTTGGTTCAAGCCCAGACCTTGGTTAAAATTCCAATTTTAGGCAGACTTTTGCGGCTTTATTACACCTATTACTTTGCCTATGAATTTAGCCAGCTCTTCCAGGTGGGCTATTCCATTAAACAGATTATTGATACCTTTAGCCAGCAAGAAGAAGTTCCTTTCCTCTATGACTTTGGCCACTATCTAGCTCATTCTTATGAAGAAGGGCAGGCCATTGTGGGCCAGCTAAGGGCGGTTAATATTTTTACCCGGGAATTTCCCGCCATTGTCCACCAGGGGGAGTTACTGAGTCAATTGGCGCTCAAGATGCGTCTTTACAGTCAGCGCTGTCTGAAGAATTACCAAGACCAGGTCAAACTCCTCATGCGTTGGATTCAGAATGGCTTATTTATCGTGATTGCTCTATTTATCGTAACCATTTATCTGATGTTGATGCTACCCATGTTTAATATGATAGGAGAGATACCAGGATGA
- the comGA gene encoding competence type IV pilus ATPase ComGA, giving the protein MQEVTQEILKEAYQARVDDIHLLPERGLYQVYFRQEGILKPVRQFDLDFGSRWIRYLKYISHLDVGEQRLPQEGALIYQLDQGDIELRLSTLANYLMQESLVIRLLYDQSQWHYSEREAKDLVEMKKYLYRKSGLMLFSGPVASGKTSTIYHLLREVYQERACQVITMEDPVEIKEANFLQISVNRKAGLTYERLIKASLRHHPDILLIGEIRDEETAQMVMRAALTGHLVIATIHAKNCIGVIGRLKELGLSQEQLLQTLLFVASQRLIPVKGEGVSRQLFCEWMNARMLALYLTKGEVASDFKSLNSKLQEAYTHGKIQAELLAAYQLEENC; this is encoded by the coding sequence TTGCAGGAAGTCACTCAAGAAATACTCAAGGAAGCCTACCAAGCTCGGGTGGATGATATCCATCTCTTGCCAGAAAGGGGCCTTTACCAAGTCTATTTTCGCCAAGAGGGAATCCTAAAGCCGGTGCGCCAGTTTGACTTAGACTTTGGAAGCCGTTGGATTCGCTATTTGAAGTATATTAGTCATTTAGATGTGGGCGAGCAACGTTTACCTCAAGAAGGGGCCTTGATCTATCAATTAGACCAAGGAGACATTGAACTCAGGCTGTCCACCTTAGCCAACTACCTTATGCAGGAATCCTTGGTGATCCGTCTGCTCTATGACCAAAGTCAGTGGCATTACAGTGAGCGAGAGGCTAAAGACTTAGTTGAGATGAAGAAATACCTTTATCGAAAAAGTGGACTCATGCTTTTCTCTGGCCCGGTGGCCTCGGGAAAGACGTCAACCATCTATCATCTCTTAAGAGAGGTCTACCAGGAACGCGCCTGCCAGGTGATCACCATGGAGGACCCGGTCGAAATTAAGGAAGCCAACTTTCTACAGATCTCAGTCAACCGCAAGGCAGGATTAACTTATGAACGCTTGATCAAGGCCAGTCTCCGCCACCATCCCGATATTCTCTTGATCGGTGAAATTCGTGATGAAGAAACTGCTCAGATGGTGATGCGGGCAGCCTTAACCGGGCACTTGGTGATTGCCACCATCCATGCCAAGAACTGTATCGGCGTCATTGGCCGTCTCAAGGAATTGGGACTGAGCCAAGAACAACTACTGCAAACGCTCTTGTTTGTAGCTTCTCAGCGCCTCATTCCTGTCAAAGGAGAAGGAGTGTCGCGGCAACTTTTTTGTGAATGGATGAATGCCCGCATGTTGGCCCTCTACCTCACTAAGGGAGAAGTGGCCAGTGACTTTAAGTCTTTAAATAGTAAATTGCAGGAGGCTTATACCCATGGAAAAATCCAAGCCGAACTTTTGGCGGCCTATCAATTGGAAGAAAATTGCTAA
- a CDS encoding V-type ATPase subunit: MTNYTAINTKVRAMKGSLVLTPEEIDDRLAGYTLSDLYQVLDQLPSYHQVMPSEQNKLDLTAENLIELIDRGLRYDFLKLYRFSGFEQRAALSVYGIRFEREFITKVLRGLERQESVPFVVNPFTDYLEKHRHFHIGELITKTSVLDAIDTFRDTDYGKFFEDYHDYFHDHDYNHYIISTVFEQYCAVLVWKKASRVLNDKALTRFKKLFGREMDLANIRTIFRLKFYYKVDENFIRSQLFSPGRYLNEANISALLASQDKNSFFNLLTNLGYQDLFKSGENKVVGLKQQKAWLKTIEHRFAKSLPQSVLPLFDYLSLKELEADLLKEKVEAIAYQSPVTMPFHN; this comes from the coding sequence ATGACTAACTATACCGCTATCAACACCAAGGTCCGGGCCATGAAAGGGAGCCTCGTCTTGACTCCAGAAGAAATCGATGACCGCTTAGCAGGTTATACTTTGTCAGACCTCTACCAGGTCCTCGACCAATTGCCCTCCTACCACCAAGTGATGCCCAGCGAACAGAACAAGCTTGACCTCACTGCGGAAAACTTGATTGAACTGATTGATCGGGGCTTGCGCTATGACTTTCTCAAGCTCTACCGCTTTTCTGGTTTCGAACAACGGGCGGCCTTGTCAGTCTATGGGATTCGTTTTGAACGTGAATTTATCACCAAGGTGCTCAGAGGCTTGGAACGCCAAGAATCGGTACCCTTTGTCGTTAACCCCTTTACTGACTACTTGGAAAAACACCGCCACTTTCATATCGGTGAACTAATTACCAAGACATCGGTCCTTGATGCGATTGATACCTTTAGAGATACCGATTACGGTAAATTCTTTGAGGATTATCATGATTATTTCCATGACCACGACTACAACCATTACATTATCAGTACCGTCTTTGAACAATACTGTGCGGTCTTGGTTTGGAAGAAGGCCAGTCGGGTACTTAATGATAAGGCCCTGACCCGCTTTAAGAAGTTATTTGGTAGAGAGATGGACTTAGCCAATATCCGGACCATTTTTCGTTTGAAATTCTACTATAAGGTGGATGAGAACTTTATCCGCTCCCAACTCTTTAGCCCAGGTCGCTATCTCAATGAAGCTAATATCAGTGCCCTCCTGGCTAGCCAGGACAAGAACAGCTTCTTCAATCTCTTGACCAATTTGGGTTACCAAGATTTATTCAAGAGTGGGGAGAATAAGGTCGTAGGATTGAAGCAACAAAAGGCTTGGTTAAAGACCATTGAACACCGCTTCGCTAAGAGTTTACCGCAGTCGGTTTTACCCCTCTTTGACTATCTCAGCCTCAAAGAACTGGAAGCTGACCTCCTCAAAGAAAAGGTCGAAGCCATTGCCTACCAATCCCCTGTTACTATGCCATTCCATAATTGA
- a CDS encoding V-type ATP synthase subunit I, translating into MITKMSMVNISGPRDDIDRMADQYLSHYDIHLENTLKELSEIQTLKPYTSPDPYQPWSDRIDNLLQITSDEEEELEGDCRDLDFDYIKRLVTEVEKDCSDVQGQLNEVNESLEKLEADYHTYLPFSEIDYNLADILSMEKIKFRFGRFTEANYRKFKKYIDNMIPSIFIPSKTEDGYVYGLYFVPAEARQRVDALYFSLAWQRIYLPEESGTFKEILSRYQGEIQKLKKMQADLETKLKAFLLPVRDNLLEAKQRLHKLSKAFGIRRYAAITRNEFAKKETRYLLIGWMDEDDAKSLVNDVKDDPNVTIYIEDDSDEDNIEPPTKLKNNFFTKPFRMITKMYGTPNYEEMDPTPLVAVTYSLMFGAMFGDVGHGLLLFLLGLASYHLPKVAMAKMFLPVGISSMLFGFLYGSVFGIEDKIIEPIWLSPSKAMTNVPFFGTLNTVFVVSVCFGMFLILLTMLMNFVLRLKEGEKLEAIFDRNGLMGLIFYGLMVLTLVLYMTGHSLPALGIIIAVMVISLLCIGFKEQIINFIEKKKADNEDGIVIQLITVFFEAFETLLSFISNTISFVRVGAFAISHGVMMGIVLMFANLEGNNPNWLVFILGNLFVTGFEGLVVFIQVLRLEFYELFSHFYKGDGIEFKSVWSSTKS; encoded by the coding sequence ATGATTACAAAGATGAGTATGGTCAACATATCTGGTCCACGTGATGATATCGACCGGATGGCTGACCAATACTTAAGTCATTATGATATTCATTTAGAAAATACGCTAAAGGAATTATCAGAAATTCAGACTTTAAAACCCTATACTAGTCCTGATCCCTACCAACCCTGGTCTGATCGGATTGATAACTTATTACAAATCACGAGTGATGAAGAAGAAGAATTAGAAGGCGATTGTCGCGACTTAGACTTTGACTATATCAAGCGTCTAGTGACTGAAGTCGAAAAAGATTGCTCCGATGTCCAAGGGCAATTAAATGAAGTCAATGAATCATTGGAAAAGTTAGAGGCTGACTACCACACCTACCTGCCTTTTTCCGAAATCGATTATAACTTAGCCGATATTCTTTCCATGGAAAAGATTAAGTTTCGCTTTGGTCGTTTTACTGAAGCCAATTATCGCAAGTTTAAAAAATATATCGACAATATGATTCCTTCCATCTTCATTCCTTCTAAAACCGAAGACGGCTATGTTTATGGCCTTTACTTTGTGCCCGCCGAAGCCCGGCAACGGGTAGACGCTTTGTATTTCTCCCTAGCATGGCAAAGAATTTACCTGCCTGAAGAAAGTGGGACTTTTAAAGAAATTCTCAGCCGTTACCAAGGCGAAATCCAAAAACTCAAGAAGATGCAAGCTGATTTAGAAACCAAGCTTAAAGCCTTCCTCCTACCTGTTAGAGACAATTTATTGGAAGCTAAACAACGTCTCCATAAGTTATCCAAGGCCTTTGGGATCCGCCGTTATGCAGCCATTACCCGTAACGAATTTGCTAAGAAGGAGACCCGCTATCTCTTAATCGGCTGGATGGATGAAGATGATGCCAAGTCCTTAGTCAACGATGTCAAAGATGATCCTAACGTAACCATCTATATTGAAGACGATAGTGATGAAGATAATATCGAACCACCCACGAAGTTGAAGAATAATTTTTTTACCAAACCTTTTCGCATGATCACTAAGATGTATGGGACCCCCAATTATGAAGAGATGGACCCTACACCCTTAGTGGCAGTAACCTATTCCTTAATGTTTGGGGCCATGTTTGGGGACGTGGGCCACGGGCTCTTACTCTTTTTACTGGGCTTAGCGTCCTACCATCTGCCTAAAGTCGCTATGGCCAAGATGTTCTTGCCAGTGGGTATTTCATCCATGCTTTTCGGTTTCTTATACGGTTCCGTGTTTGGGATTGAAGACAAGATTATTGAGCCCATCTGGTTGAGTCCAAGTAAGGCCATGACCAATGTGCCCTTCTTTGGGACTTTGAACACGGTCTTCGTGGTGTCAGTTTGCTTTGGGATGTTCTTAATTCTCTTAACCATGCTGATGAATTTTGTCTTACGGCTTAAAGAAGGCGAAAAATTAGAAGCCATCTTCGACCGCAATGGCCTCATGGGTTTGATTTTCTACGGATTAATGGTTTTGACCCTGGTCCTCTACATGACCGGTCATTCCTTACCTGCCCTAGGCATCATCATTGCCGTGATGGTTATTTCCCTACTCTGCATTGGTTTTAAGGAACAAATCATTAACTTTATTGAAAAGAAAAAAGCCGACAATGAAGACGGGATCGTGATTCAATTAATCACCGTTTTCTTTGAAGCTTTTGAAACCTTATTATCCTTTATTTCCAACACCATTTCCTTTGTCCGGGTGGGTGCCTTTGCCATCAGCCACGGCGTGATGATGGGGATTGTTTTAATGTTTGCCAATCTAGAAGGTAATAACCCTAACTGGTTGGTCTTTATCTTAGGTAACCTCTTTGTCACTGGATTCGAAGGTTTGGTTGTCTTTATCCAAGTCTTACGGCTAGAATTCTATGAACTCTTCAGTCACTTCTACAAGGGCGACGGGATTGAGTTCAAGAGCGTCTGGTCATCAACCAAGTCATAA
- a CDS encoding ATP synthase subunit C — translation MSIATMLKLTIALTFILAFVLPGAYYFLGHAGRERYKKTLAWNVFALVSGIAIALIIAYHPEVAFAAGQEAGAASDGLARGLGFIGAALSTGLSCVGAGIAVSNSASAALGAISEDSSIFGRSLIFVGLAEGISLFGLIVSFSILGQL, via the coding sequence ATGTCTATTGCTACTATGCTTAAATTAACTATTGCCTTAACCTTTATCCTTGCTTTTGTCCTTCCAGGCGCTTACTACTTCTTAGGCCATGCTGGTCGAGAACGTTATAAGAAAACCTTGGCTTGGAATGTCTTTGCCCTGGTTTCAGGAATTGCGATCGCCTTAATTATTGCCTACCACCCAGAAGTGGCCTTTGCGGCTGGTCAAGAAGCTGGCGCTGCTAGTGACGGCTTAGCCCGTGGTTTAGGTTTTATCGGTGCTGCCCTTTCTACTGGTCTATCCTGTGTGGGTGCTGGTATTGCCGTATCTAACTCTGCTTCTGCAGCTCTTGGTGCTATTAGTGAAGATTCATCTATCTTTGGTCGTTCATTGATCTTTGTTGGTTTGGCTGAAGGTATCTCCCTCTTCGGTTTAATTGTTTCCTTCTCTATCCTAGGTCAACTTTAA
- a CDS encoding V-type ATP synthase subunit F has protein sequence MKQYLISDNVHSLTGMKLVGVDGVLIKDHDSFEEAFQAVLERNDIGVLMISPQLIADHQDLVDEVRFNRSTPLIVEMLGPNEYASEQSSIADTIQRAIGISI, from the coding sequence ATGAAACAATATCTCATTAGCGATAATGTGCATTCCTTAACCGGGATGAAACTGGTGGGCGTTGATGGCGTCTTGATCAAGGACCACGATTCATTTGAAGAGGCTTTTCAAGCAGTCTTGGAAAGAAATGATATTGGTGTTTTGATGATTTCGCCCCAGCTGATTGCTGACCACCAAGACCTAGTCGATGAGGTGCGATTCAACCGCTCAACACCTCTGATTGTAGAGATGTTAGGCCCCAATGAATATGCATCCGAACAATCCTCAATCGCTGACACCATCCAGCGTGCCATTGGGATATCCATTTAG
- a CDS encoding V-type ATP synthase subunit A — translation MGENTIYAINGPIVTVKGNTDFSMQELVHVGKSRLVGEVIRIDQAKTTIQVYEETAGLKPGEPIYGSGSAMTVELGPGLLNNIYDGIERPLEDIAESSGFYIKRGVNVDSLDRQKAWQITPTVQVGDQVSAGDVIAEVQETQAIKHKIMVPNSVVGEVVDVVAPGSYTIEETLATIRQFNGEEYQVKAYQKWPIRTPRPVAKRLESTTPLLTGQRIIDTVFPIAKGGTAAIPGGFGTGKTTMQHQIAKFADADVIVYIGCGERGNEMTEVLEDFSKLIDPRSNAPLMERTVLIANTSNMPVAAREASIYTGLTIAEYYRDMGYDVAIMADSTSRWAEALRELSGRLEEMPAEEGYPAYLASRIATFYERAGDMETLNHDNGSVSIIGAVSPQGGDFSEPVTQNTKRFVRCFWGLDANLAHARHYPAINWMNSYSQYVDDLTAWYNKQVSEEFVENRSQMMALLHEEDELNEIVKLIGSDILPDSQKLTLQTARIIRLGFLQQNTFHEIDQAVPIAKQAKMLDVILYLHSRCQQLVQWGMPMSYIAKADIFNQLITMKFDVPNDDLEAFDHYYEDIDRFYEKAMQENG, via the coding sequence ATGGGAGAAAATACAATTTATGCCATTAATGGCCCCATTGTTACCGTCAAGGGCAATACTGATTTTTCCATGCAAGAATTGGTCCATGTCGGTAAGAGTCGCTTAGTTGGCGAAGTGATTCGTATCGACCAAGCCAAAACCACCATCCAAGTCTACGAAGAGACCGCCGGCTTAAAACCAGGTGAACCCATTTACGGGAGTGGCTCAGCCATGACGGTTGAGCTGGGTCCTGGCCTCTTGAATAATATCTACGATGGGATTGAACGGCCCCTAGAAGATATCGCTGAATCCAGTGGTTTCTATATTAAAAGAGGGGTCAATGTCGACTCGCTCGACCGCCAAAAAGCATGGCAAATCACCCCAACCGTTCAAGTCGGTGACCAAGTATCAGCCGGTGACGTTATTGCTGAAGTGCAAGAAACCCAAGCCATTAAACATAAAATTATGGTGCCTAATTCTGTGGTCGGTGAAGTGGTTGATGTAGTGGCTCCTGGATCCTATACCATTGAAGAGACCCTAGCTACTATCCGCCAATTTAATGGTGAGGAATACCAAGTCAAGGCCTATCAAAAATGGCCTATCCGTACCCCACGTCCTGTGGCGAAGCGGCTAGAAAGTACTACCCCACTGCTCACTGGGCAACGGATTATTGATACCGTCTTCCCGATTGCTAAGGGCGGGACAGCGGCCATTCCAGGTGGTTTCGGCACTGGGAAAACCACCATGCAACACCAAATCGCTAAGTTTGCCGATGCCGATGTCATTGTCTACATTGGTTGCGGGGAACGTGGCAATGAAATGACGGAAGTCTTGGAAGATTTCTCCAAACTGATTGACCCGCGTTCTAACGCCCCATTAATGGAACGGACCGTCTTAATCGCTAACACTTCCAATATGCCAGTGGCAGCACGGGAAGCTTCCATATATACCGGCTTAACCATTGCTGAATATTATCGGGATATGGGTTATGATGTAGCCATTATGGCCGACTCCACTTCCCGTTGGGCGGAAGCTTTACGTGAATTATCGGGCCGTTTGGAAGAAATGCCAGCTGAAGAAGGTTATCCAGCCTACCTGGCTAGTCGGATTGCAACCTTCTATGAAAGAGCCGGCGACATGGAAACCCTCAACCACGACAATGGTTCAGTGTCAATTATCGGGGCGGTTTCCCCTCAAGGTGGGGACTTCTCTGAACCCGTGACCCAAAACACCAAGCGTTTTGTCCGTTGTTTCTGGGGACTGGATGCCAACCTGGCCCATGCCCGTCACTACCCAGCCATTAACTGGATGAATTCCTATTCTCAATACGTGGATGACTTAACGGCTTGGTATAATAAACAAGTTTCCGAAGAATTCGTGGAGAACCGCTCACAAATGATGGCCCTACTCCACGAAGAAGATGAATTAAATGAAATCGTAAAATTAATTGGTTCAGATATCTTACCTGATTCGCAAAAATTGACCCTTCAAACCGCACGAATTATTCGTTTAGGTTTCTTACAACAAAACACCTTCCACGAAATTGACCAAGCGGTACCGATTGCTAAGCAAGCCAAGATGTTAGATGTGATTCTCTATCTACATTCCCGCTGCCAACAATTGGTCCAATGGGGGATGCCAATGTCTTATATCGCTAAGGCTGATATCTTTAACCAATTAATTACTATGAAGTTTGATGTGCCAAATGATGACTTAGAAGCTTTTGATCATTATTATGAAGATATCGATCGCTTCTATGAAAAAGCAATGCAAGAAAATGGATAA
- a CDS encoding V-type ATP synthase subunit B, whose amino-acid sequence MAIEYLGLSSIEGPLVVVDGVRGAAYGDIVRFRTNRSDQKVGQIITIEGEHALIQVFDSTTGMSLDNTHTHFTGKGMELGLGPDILGRTFNGIGQPIDGLGAIHAEVSRDVNGAPLNPVSRIYPRDYIETGFSAIDGLTTLIRGQKLPIFSGDGMPHNQLAAQIAKQAKLGDGVDGEFAVVFAAMGVKHDVADFFKRSFEESGAMEHVTMFVNTADDPVMERLITPRMALTTAEYLAYDLGKHVLVILTDMTSFCEALREVSNAKQEIPSRKGYPGYLYSELATIYERAGIVKGRQGSVTQIPILTMPNDDITHPIPDLTGYITEGQVVLDRSIEGKNIYPPINPLPSLSRLMKDGIGDGYTREDHDAVSNQLFAAYSQAIDARSLASVIGEEELSDLDKKYLAFGEAFEQEFIGQKQDENRTITDTLNLGWDLLRSFPRTELNRMDSQLLDKYYEDTTYSYKKDALDKDSKQDGED is encoded by the coding sequence ATGGCAATTGAATATTTAGGATTAAGTTCGATTGAAGGCCCTCTTGTCGTGGTCGACGGAGTTAGGGGGGCGGCCTATGGTGACATTGTCCGCTTCCGAACTAACCGTTCTGACCAAAAAGTGGGTCAAATTATCACAATTGAAGGCGAACATGCCCTGATACAGGTTTTTGACTCGACTACTGGAATGTCCTTGGATAATACCCATACCCACTTTACCGGTAAGGGGATGGAATTAGGCCTAGGTCCTGATATCTTAGGACGGACCTTTAACGGGATCGGTCAACCGATCGATGGCTTAGGCGCTATCCACGCTGAAGTGAGCCGTGATGTCAATGGAGCGCCCCTCAACCCGGTCTCACGGATCTACCCGCGTGACTATATCGAAACCGGTTTTTCCGCTATTGACGGCTTAACTACCCTGATTCGCGGGCAAAAGCTACCAATCTTCTCCGGTGATGGGATGCCCCATAACCAACTGGCTGCTCAAATTGCTAAACAAGCCAAACTCGGTGACGGCGTAGACGGCGAATTTGCGGTCGTCTTTGCAGCCATGGGGGTTAAACACGATGTGGCCGACTTCTTTAAGCGATCCTTTGAAGAAAGTGGCGCCATGGAACACGTGACCATGTTCGTCAATACTGCTGACGACCCCGTGATGGAACGTTTGATTACCCCACGGATGGCCCTCACTACCGCCGAATACTTAGCCTATGATTTAGGTAAGCATGTCTTGGTTATTTTGACCGATATGACTTCCTTCTGTGAAGCTTTACGTGAAGTTTCTAACGCTAAACAAGAAATTCCTTCCCGTAAAGGTTATCCTGGCTACCTCTATTCCGAGCTAGCTACCATCTATGAACGGGCAGGAATTGTTAAAGGACGGCAAGGTTCTGTAACTCAAATTCCAATTCTAACCATGCCTAACGATGACATCACCCACCCGATTCCTGACCTTACTGGTTATATTACTGAAGGCCAGGTGGTATTGGACCGGAGTATTGAAGGGAAGAATATCTACCCACCAATTAATCCTCTCCCTTCCCTGTCACGTTTAATGAAGGACGGGATTGGGGACGGCTACACCCGTGAGGACCATGACGCGGTATCTAATCAACTCTTCGCCGCTTACTCCCAAGCCATTGATGCCCGTTCGCTAGCATCGGTTATCGGGGAAGAAGAACTTTCTGACTTAGATAAGAAATACTTAGCCTTCGGGGAAGCCTTTGAACAAGAATTTATTGGGCAAAAGCAAGATGAGAACCGGACAATTACCGATACCTTGAACTTAGGATGGGACCTACTCCGTAGCTTCCCACGGACCGAGTTAAACCGGATGGATAGTCAATTACTCGACAAATATTATGAAGATACCACTTATTCTTACAAAAAAGATGCCCTAGATAAGGATAGTAAGCAGGACGGTGAGGACTAA